In Calothrix sp. PCC 7507, one DNA window encodes the following:
- a CDS encoding S8 family peptidase, with protein MRKLILFSLFVIGLVAAVFGFLNFQGLAAKGEFETILLDFREDIPAEVVKQDLEAIAKQYNVTPQFDNKFSELDHVYIIKGDRQRLKELQKSEFKSATEFIEPNYIYKTVPEGKATWLGEFLRPQDDEAKPSLVGPNDEYYSKQWNLHKIGVEGAWTRTKGSGVTVAVIDTGVTKVRDLYETKFVKGYDFVNDREDASDDNGHGTHVAGTIAQATNNKYGVAGIAYEAKLMPLKVLSAYGGGTVADIAEAIKFAADKGADVINMSLGGGGESQLMKQAIDYAYKKGVVIIAAAGNENANGASYPARYPRVIGVSAFGPDGEKAPYSNFGAGVDISAPGGSDAGTILQETINEKGEGVFLGFQGTSMASPHVAGVAALIKAKGIREPDEVLKVLKQSARVIQDDGLNYYGAGQLNADAAVTLAAEGQISFPDFFRWLRDNGYLNPGFWIDGGAVALIPKILMVVGSYLLAWFLRVYFPFSWSWSLSSGLVAGSSGLFFLKGIYIFDLPQWPFRVLGSSIPELGNTLQGTHALNPLFASVLIPIVLVALLLGHSSWKWFAIGTTLGVAACLTVNAVYDPTVWGLGSGNLSRIFLFANALLCYGLARLALKNERQVA; from the coding sequence ATGAGAAAGCTTATATTATTTAGCTTGTTTGTCATCGGGCTGGTAGCTGCTGTGTTTGGTTTCCTGAATTTCCAGGGACTGGCAGCTAAAGGCGAATTTGAGACGATTCTGCTGGATTTTCGGGAAGATATTCCCGCTGAAGTGGTGAAGCAGGATCTAGAAGCGATCGCTAAACAATACAACGTTACACCCCAATTCGATAATAAATTTTCCGAATTGGACCATGTCTATATTATCAAGGGCGATCGCCAGCGACTCAAAGAACTGCAAAAGTCTGAATTTAAGTCAGCCACAGAATTCATTGAGCCAAATTATATTTACAAGACAGTTCCCGAAGGGAAAGCAACTTGGTTGGGAGAATTTTTACGCCCCCAAGATGATGAAGCGAAACCTTCACTAGTTGGTCCCAATGACGAATATTACAGCAAACAGTGGAACCTACACAAAATCGGCGTTGAAGGCGCATGGACTCGCACCAAAGGTAGTGGTGTCACAGTTGCGGTGATTGACACTGGCGTGACTAAAGTCAGAGATTTGTATGAAACAAAATTCGTCAAAGGCTATGATTTTGTTAACGATCGCGAAGACGCTAGCGACGATAACGGACACGGTACCCACGTAGCCGGGACAATTGCCCAAGCGACTAATAACAAATATGGCGTAGCCGGAATTGCCTACGAAGCTAAACTCATGCCACTGAAAGTACTGAGTGCTTATGGTGGCGGTACTGTTGCCGATATTGCTGAAGCCATTAAGTTCGCCGCTGACAAAGGCGCAGACGTAATTAATATGAGCTTAGGTGGTGGCGGCGAAAGTCAATTAATGAAACAAGCCATTGATTATGCCTACAAAAAAGGTGTAGTTATCATCGCCGCTGCTGGTAATGAAAACGCCAATGGTGCCAGCTATCCAGCCCGTTATCCCCGTGTTATCGGTGTTTCGGCATTTGGCCCCGATGGCGAAAAAGCCCCCTATTCTAACTTTGGTGCAGGGGTAGATATCTCTGCTCCCGGTGGTAGTGATGCCGGTACAATTCTCCAAGAAACCATCAACGAAAAAGGCGAAGGCGTGTTTCTTGGTTTCCAGGGAACAAGTATGGCTTCTCCCCACGTTGCCGGTGTGGCAGCATTAATCAAAGCTAAGGGAATAAGAGAACCCGATGAAGTTTTGAAAGTCCTCAAACAGTCAGCACGAGTCATCCAAGACGATGGTTTGAACTATTATGGCGCTGGACAACTTAACGCCGATGCTGCAGTCACACTAGCAGCCGAGGGACAAATCAGCTTCCCCGATTTCTTCCGGTGGTTACGGGATAACGGCTATCTCAACCCCGGCTTTTGGATTGACGGCGGTGCAGTAGCTTTAATACCTAAAATATTGATGGTAGTGGGTTCCTACCTACTGGCTTGGTTTTTACGGGTTTACTTCCCCTTCTCTTGGAGTTGGTCTTTATCCAGTGGCTTAGTCGCCGGTAGTTCTGGGTTATTTTTCCTCAAGGGAATATATATCTTTGACCTTCCCCAGTGGCCTTTCCGGGTTTTGGGTAGTTCTATTCCCGAACTGGGGAATACACTACAAGGAACCCACGCTTTAAATCCCCTATTTGCCAGTGTATTGATTCCCATTGTTTTAGTAGCATTGCTGTTAGGACATTCTAGTTGGAAATGGTTTGCGATCGGCACAACCCTAGGCGTAGCAGCTTGCTTGACAGTCAATGCAGTTTACGATCCAACAGTTTGGGGCTTGGGAAGCGGTAACTTATCTCGGATATTCCTCTTCGCCAATGCCTTACTCTGTTATGGACTGGCTCGTTTAGCATTGAAAAACGAAAGACAAGTAGCGTAA
- a CDS encoding Uma2 family endonuclease, translated as MINQASKAIAPLLPDDSIPFPPDDLWSDEPPLESDLHRDQIDLLIRLIRWLFRSGSSTGRTDVYVAGNLTVHYSPNQKKSEFFRGPDVFVVLGTDNHPRRSWTVWHEGGKYPNVIVELLSDSTAVVDRGEKKALYQSVWRVPEYFWFDPMTLEFQGFSLLQGEYQPIQPHPQGWLWSHELGCYLGISDRVLRLFSNNGQLLPLPEEEAQQRAEQAEQRAEQAEQALQQEREQRQQLLAKLQTLSPEQRRSLGID; from the coding sequence ATGATTAATCAAGCCTCAAAAGCGATCGCTCCACTCCTGCCAGATGACTCTATTCCTTTTCCTCCTGACGATTTATGGAGCGATGAACCGCCTTTGGAAAGTGATCTGCACCGCGACCAAATCGACCTGTTGATTCGCCTGATTCGTTGGTTGTTTCGATCTGGTAGTTCTACAGGAAGAACCGATGTCTATGTGGCTGGCAATTTGACAGTTCACTACAGCCCCAATCAAAAGAAATCGGAGTTTTTCCGAGGTCCGGATGTCTTTGTGGTGCTGGGAACCGATAATCATCCTCGTCGCAGTTGGACGGTATGGCATGAGGGCGGCAAATATCCCAATGTAATTGTGGAATTACTCTCAGACTCGACCGCAGTAGTTGATCGCGGTGAAAAAAAAGCACTGTATCAATCGGTGTGGCGTGTGCCCGAATATTTCTGGTTTGACCCAATGACTTTGGAGTTTCAAGGATTTTCCTTGCTGCAAGGTGAATATCAGCCAATTCAACCACATCCTCAAGGTTGGCTTTGGAGCCATGAATTAGGCTGCTATTTGGGAATTAGCGATCGCGTCTTGCGCCTATTCTCGAACAATGGGCAACTGCTACCCTTGCCGGAAGAAGAAGCACAGCAGCGAGCAGAACAGGCAGAACAGCGAGCAGAACAAGCAGAACAAGCTCTGCAACAAGAACGCGAACAGCGACAACAACTGCTAGCTAAATTGCAGACCCTTTCTCCAGAGCAACGGCGATCGCTGGGAATTGATTAA
- a CDS encoding P-II family nitrogen regulator: protein MKKVEAIIRPFKLDEVKIALVNAGIVGMTVSEVRGFGRQKGQTERYRGSEYTVEFLQKLKVEIVVDDSQVDMVVDKIIAAARTGEIGDGKIFISPVEQVVRIRTGEKNTEAV from the coding sequence ATGAAAAAAGTAGAAGCAATTATCCGCCCATTTAAGCTGGATGAAGTGAAAATTGCCTTGGTTAATGCTGGTATTGTTGGTATGACTGTTTCTGAAGTCCGGGGTTTCGGAAGACAGAAAGGTCAAACAGAACGCTATCGCGGTTCTGAGTACACCGTTGAGTTTCTGCAAAAACTCAAAGTGGAAATTGTCGTTGACGACAGTCAGGTTGATATGGTGGTAGACAAAATCATCGCCGCTGCCCGCACTGGTGAAATCGGTGATGGTAAGATTTTCATCTCGCCTGTTGAGCAAGTTGTGCGGATTCGGACTGGGGAAAAGAACACAGAAGCAGTTTAA
- a CDS encoding caspase family protein, with protein sequence MAKKLALLIGVSQYETGLPPIPTAIKDVAAMQRVLQNPDLGGFEVKTIENPDLITMQIAIEELFKNCEKNDVTLLFFSGHGITDDANRLYLTTCNTRIDAFYSTAVSASNVKNIMQKSPSKWQVVILDCCYSGAFGLDWEPKPTSGGCALLASSTAVRLSFEAEESGIYTRYIVEGIETGAADLNKDGFISVDELNDYVQGKVQAEKPEMKPEMHPVKAGHKIQIAKTVKASTTHKSPQVSTSQVQRWTCIYTLTDHSDKVNCVAISPDGQTLVSGSADQTIKIWSLTTGKHIHTFEGHADTVNCVAISPDGQTLASGSADKTIKIWNLNTKRHVRNLGGWFSPHLDSICSLAITPDGQTLISGSQDHTIKLWNLATGKQTNHLTQNSWGVYSLAITSDGQAIASDTFEHTIKLCSLASEQIWQDFTGHTDWIWAIAISPNGKILASGSQDCTVKLWNLETGKLLHNLTEHPSPVHSVSFKSDSQVLASGSYDQTIKLWNVETGKLICTLTGHQNGVNSVSWSPDGQILVSGSDDKTINIWRA encoded by the coding sequence ATGGCTAAGAAATTGGCTCTGCTGATCGGAGTGAGTCAGTACGAAACTGGCTTACCACCAATTCCTACTGCTATTAAAGATGTAGCTGCTATGCAGCGAGTTTTACAAAATCCTGATTTGGGTGGCTTTGAAGTCAAAACTATAGAAAATCCTGATTTAATCACAATGCAAATAGCCATTGAAGAGCTATTTAAAAATTGTGAAAAGAACGACGTGACTCTTTTATTTTTCTCTGGTCACGGGATTACAGATGATGCCAATAGGCTTTATCTGACAACTTGCAACACTCGCATAGATGCTTTTTATTCCACAGCAGTCTCAGCAAGTAACGTGAAAAACATTATGCAGAAAAGCCCTTCTAAATGGCAAGTGGTGATTCTCGATTGTTGTTACAGTGGCGCTTTCGGTTTGGATTGGGAGCCAAAGCCTACAAGTGGGGGGTGCGCGCTGCTGGCATCTTCCACTGCTGTCAGGCTATCTTTTGAAGCAGAAGAATCAGGCATTTACACTCGATATATAGTAGAGGGGATTGAGACTGGTGCCGCAGATTTGAACAAAGACGGTTTCATTTCTGTTGATGAGTTGAATGATTATGTACAAGGGAAAGTGCAAGCAGAAAAACCGGAAATGAAGCCAGAAATGCACCCGGTTAAGGCAGGTCACAAGATTCAAATTGCTAAAACTGTTAAAGCTTCAACTACTCACAAAAGCCCTCAAGTTTCCACCAGTCAAGTGCAGAGATGGACATGTATCTACACGCTTACTGACCATAGCGATAAAGTCAACTGTGTGGCTATCAGTCCTGATGGTCAAACCCTTGTCAGTGGGAGTGCTGATCAAACCATCAAAATTTGGAGTTTGACAACAGGAAAACATATCCATACTTTTGAGGGACATGCAGATACAGTCAACTGTGTAGCTATCAGTCCTGATGGTCAAACCCTAGCTAGTGGTAGTGCTGATAAAACTATTAAGATTTGGAATTTAAATACAAAAAGACACGTCCGCAACCTTGGTGGTTGGTTCTCTCCACACTTAGATTCGATATGTTCTCTGGCTATTACTCCAGATGGTCAGACTTTGATCAGTGGCAGTCAAGACCATACAATTAAGCTGTGGAATCTGGCGACGGGAAAACAAACAAATCACCTCACACAAAATTCATGGGGAGTTTATTCCCTAGCGATTACCTCAGATGGTCAGGCGATCGCTAGCGACACTTTCGAGCATACGATCAAGTTATGTAGTTTAGCCAGCGAGCAGATTTGGCAAGATTTTACTGGACATACAGATTGGATTTGGGCGATCGCTATCAGTCCCAATGGTAAAATTCTCGCTAGTGGGAGCCAAGATTGCACAGTCAAATTGTGGAACTTAGAAACTGGCAAGCTGCTGCACAATCTCACCGAACATCCTTCTCCAGTACATTCAGTTAGTTTCAAATCTGATAGTCAAGTTCTCGCTAGCGGCAGTTATGATCAGACGATTAAGCTCTGGAATGTGGAAACTGGGAAACTGATCTGCACCTTAACAGGGCATCAAAATGGTGTAAATTCCGTTTCTTGGAGTCCAGATGGACAGATTCTCGTTAGCGGTAGTGATGACAAAACCATTAACATCTGGCGAGCATAA
- the hetF gene encoding cell division protein HetF, whose translation MTQEFHISVTPVGQNDYLVRTEQVAPGVPLAEELVTWPVADWLAAAGHLMNDPLKSVLQGDLFASGGRESDIARNSVNLVALGQQFYNALFQGTLRDSWITAQGIAQNHQQVLRLRLGLKDTRLARLPWEVMHAGDRPLATGPYVAFSRYQSGVLAGSRLPSTNVPKSPEEGGVKVLMVIASPTDQVRLDLLKQEAIKLQEELHRHTPRVGESGNYLPDIELTLLDQPGREELTQALEQGRYHVLHYSGHSNLGPNGGEIYLVSRRTGLTETLSGDDLAGLLVNNNIQMVVFNSCLGAYRANSDTAGETGERNLTESLVKRGIRSILAMSERIPDEVALTLTQLFYRNLNQGYPVDLCVGRVRQGLISAYGSHHMYWALPILYLQPEFDGFLSPEITESAEALNDYHPPLRANPAAMYSAVADETELPLAMNEMLPNSLTRDSSGLDWLGEDTWGDLVEEIEYDDPTYAEDSALVSDLFRQLDTQKATVEQTPMTAELVQKVTENGFPSRQISGEIAAFDGEASLWGEVAESTNEANQNFAVDWNNPTLSPSQPKGSRTRNKGQNWPMMGAMGASAIAVLIGLNWWWQNRQLSALPDIPQISAQSPNQLPVNLPKAETGIVTAIATEKLNQGDLKGGLEAVEELLNRGVLPSAEAALKIVPQKQIDDAAVNFLKGRLAWQSVQSKDKKYSIDDARRYWETAVKSQPDSFVYRNALGFAYYVENDLNRANDSWFQALKLALEQPNKVAASISTKEVLPTKGAVPKEALTSYAGLALGFYKSAYNQPDVKQSHYISEAIKLRQMIINNDPINFQVDKLSHNWLWTDKAISDWESLLQKKSEESSASQN comes from the coding sequence GTGACCCAGGAATTCCACATTTCCGTGACTCCAGTAGGGCAAAATGACTACTTGGTGCGGACGGAACAAGTCGCGCCTGGGGTGCCATTGGCAGAAGAACTGGTGACTTGGCCTGTAGCTGATTGGTTGGCAGCTGCTGGGCATTTGATGAATGACCCTTTGAAATCGGTGTTGCAGGGTGATTTGTTCGCCTCCGGTGGGAGAGAAAGCGACATTGCCAGAAATTCCGTTAATTTAGTAGCATTGGGTCAGCAATTTTATAATGCACTGTTTCAAGGCACTCTCAGGGATAGTTGGATTACGGCGCAAGGGATAGCTCAGAACCATCAACAGGTGTTGCGTTTAAGGTTGGGGTTAAAGGATACTAGGTTAGCTCGTCTGCCGTGGGAAGTCATGCACGCTGGCGATCGCCCTCTAGCTACTGGCCCTTATGTGGCTTTTTCTCGCTACCAAAGTGGAGTTTTGGCAGGATCTCGTTTGCCATCAACAAATGTCCCCAAATCACCAGAAGAAGGTGGCGTAAAGGTATTGATGGTTATTGCCTCACCTACAGATCAAGTCCGTCTTGACCTACTTAAACAAGAAGCTATTAAACTACAAGAGGAGCTACACCGTCACACACCACGAGTTGGTGAAAGTGGCAATTATCTCCCAGATATTGAACTTACTCTATTAGATCAACCAGGGCGGGAAGAATTAACCCAAGCCTTGGAACAAGGGCGTTACCACGTCCTGCACTACTCTGGACATAGTAACTTAGGCCCTAACGGCGGCGAAATTTATCTTGTCAGTAGACGAACTGGCTTAACAGAAACCCTAAGTGGGGATGATCTGGCAGGCTTGCTCGTCAACAATAATATTCAAATGGTGGTGTTTAATTCCTGTTTAGGAGCATATAGGGCTAACTCCGATACGGCTGGGGAAACAGGGGAACGCAATCTCACAGAAAGCCTGGTGAAGCGCGGCATCAGAAGTATTTTGGCTATGTCAGAACGCATTCCTGATGAGGTGGCGCTGACACTCACCCAATTATTCTATCGTAACCTGAATCAGGGATATCCGGTAGATTTGTGTGTGGGTCGGGTACGCCAGGGATTAATCTCTGCCTATGGTTCTCACCATATGTACTGGGCGTTGCCGATTTTGTATCTCCAACCGGAATTTGACGGTTTTCTCAGTCCGGAAATCACTGAAAGTGCAGAAGCTCTCAATGATTATCATCCGCCTTTAAGAGCCAATCCGGCGGCGATGTATTCTGCTGTGGCAGATGAGACTGAGTTGCCTTTGGCAATGAATGAAATGCTCCCGAATTCCCTAACCCGAGACTCTTCTGGGTTAGATTGGCTCGGTGAAGATACTTGGGGCGATCTGGTTGAGGAAATTGAATATGATGATCCAACCTACGCAGAAGATTCGGCACTTGTTTCAGATTTGTTTCGGCAGTTAGATACTCAAAAAGCGACGGTTGAGCAAACTCCGATGACTGCGGAACTTGTGCAAAAAGTGACAGAAAATGGTTTTCCATCGAGGCAAATTTCTGGGGAAATAGCTGCCTTTGATGGGGAAGCAAGTTTGTGGGGCGAAGTTGCAGAATCCACAAATGAAGCCAATCAAAATTTTGCTGTGGATTGGAACAATCCAACCCTTAGCCCTTCACAGCCTAAGGGATCGAGAACCAGGAACAAAGGCCAAAATTGGCCGATGATGGGTGCTATGGGAGCAAGTGCGATCGCAGTTTTGATCGGTTTAAATTGGTGGTGGCAAAATCGCCAGTTGTCAGCATTACCTGACATACCCCAAATTTCTGCCCAGTCGCCAAATCAACTTCCCGTTAACTTACCGAAGGCTGAAACGGGAATTGTAACTGCTATTGCGACAGAAAAATTAAACCAAGGCGACTTAAAAGGTGGGCTGGAGGCTGTAGAAGAACTACTCAACCGTGGTGTATTGCCATCTGCAGAAGCTGCCTTAAAGATTGTGCCCCAAAAGCAAATTGATGATGCTGCTGTCAACTTTTTGAAGGGGCGACTGGCTTGGCAATCTGTTCAAAGTAAAGATAAAAAATATAGTATTGATGATGCGCGTCGTTATTGGGAAACTGCGGTTAAGTCTCAGCCAGATTCCTTTGTCTATAGAAACGCTTTAGGATTTGCCTACTACGTAGAAAATGATCTCAATCGAGCAAATGATTCTTGGTTTCAGGCTTTAAAATTAGCTCTTGAACAGCCAAATAAAGTTGCTGCATCTATATCGACAAAAGAGGTATTACCTACAAAGGGGGCAGTACCTAAAGAGGCTTTAACTTCTTATGCTGGGTTAGCTTTAGGATTTTATAAATCCGCATATAATCAACCAGATGTCAAGCAATCTCACTATATAAGTGAAGCGATTAAACTGCGTCAAATGATTATCAATAACGATCCGATAAATTTCCAGGTAGATAAATTAAGTCACAACTGGCTGTGGACAGACAAAGCTATTAGCGATTGGGAATCACTCCTGCAGAAAAAAAGTGAAGAAAGTTCAGCTAGTCAAAATTAG
- the rdgB gene encoding RdgB/HAM1 family non-canonical purine NTP pyrophosphatase, with the protein MTKLLVVATGNPGKLREMQAYLANSGWELTLKPEELEIEETGDTFAANACLKASQVAQVTGNWAIADDSGLQVDALNGAPGVYSARYGQTDSDRIARLLQELGSEVNRQAQFVCAIAIASPNGAIVLQSEGICHGEILHAPRGDGGFGYDPIFYVPDKQLTFAQMTPDLKKSISHRGKALTALLPQMATLNQ; encoded by the coding sequence ATGACCAAACTACTCGTAGTCGCAACAGGAAACCCAGGTAAGCTGAGAGAAATGCAAGCTTACCTGGCTAATTCTGGTTGGGAATTAACCCTCAAACCCGAAGAATTAGAAATTGAAGAAACAGGCGATACCTTTGCAGCCAACGCTTGTCTCAAAGCTTCCCAAGTCGCGCAAGTAACAGGAAACTGGGCGATCGCCGATGATTCTGGCTTGCAGGTAGATGCTTTAAATGGCGCACCAGGGGTATATTCTGCGCGTTATGGCCAAACTGACAGCGATCGCATTGCCAGATTATTGCAAGAATTAGGCAGCGAAGTTAATCGACAAGCCCAATTCGTTTGTGCAATAGCCATCGCTAGTCCCAATGGTGCGATCGTTCTCCAATCTGAAGGTATTTGTCATGGCGAAATTCTCCATGCACCTCGTGGCGATGGTGGGTTCGGCTACGACCCAATTTTTTACGTTCCAGACAAACAATTAACCTTCGCCCAAATGACACCAGATTTAAAGAAGTCAATCAGTCATCGAGGCAAAGCTCTGACAGCTTTACTACCCCAAATGGCAACATTAAATCAGTGA
- the thiD gene encoding bifunctional hydroxymethylpyrimidine kinase/phosphomethylpyrimidine kinase, translating to MNVVTALTVPVALTIAGSDSGGGAGVQTDLRTFAFHCVHGTSAITCVTAQNTLGVMRVDAMSPEAVVAQIQAVVTDIGVQAAKTGMLLNREIILAVAQQVELLQINNLIVDPVMVSRAGVQLIDDDAVQTLCNALIPKAVIVTPNRYEAQILSGLQIQSLDDMRSAAEIIHRKWGAKAVLVKGGGMQGSGRGVDIWFDGDKLTTLTTKVVETKNTHGTGCTLSAAIAANLAQGKDLLTAVQQAKDYVTTALTYSLDIGKGQGPVGHFFPLLGNRG from the coding sequence ATGAATGTTGTTACTGCATTAACAGTGCCTGTAGCTCTCACCATTGCTGGCTCAGATAGTGGTGGTGGTGCAGGGGTTCAAACTGATTTACGTACCTTTGCTTTTCACTGTGTCCACGGTACTAGTGCTATAACCTGCGTCACAGCCCAAAATACTTTGGGGGTAATGCGGGTTGATGCGATGTCACCAGAGGCGGTGGTGGCTCAAATTCAGGCAGTTGTGACGGATATTGGTGTGCAAGCTGCAAAAACTGGCATGTTGCTCAATCGAGAAATTATCTTGGCTGTTGCCCAGCAAGTAGAACTTTTACAAATAAATAATCTAATAGTTGATCCTGTGATGGTGTCACGTGCAGGTGTGCAATTGATAGATGATGACGCGGTGCAGACGCTCTGCAATGCGCTGATCCCCAAGGCGGTGATTGTGACACCAAATCGCTACGAAGCACAAATTCTCAGTGGGTTACAAATTCAGTCTCTGGATGATATGCGAAGTGCTGCTGAAATCATTCACCGGAAATGGGGAGCGAAAGCTGTTTTAGTGAAGGGTGGAGGGATGCAGGGAAGTGGGCGTGGTGTTGATATTTGGTTTGATGGGGACAAGTTGACAACTTTGACAACTAAGGTGGTAGAAACAAAAAATACCCACGGCACTGGTTGTACTCTATCAGCTGCGATCGCTGCTAATCTCGCTCAAGGAAAAGACTTATTGACAGCGGTACAGCAAGCGAAGGACTATGTCACAACTGCACTGACTTATTCCTTAGATATTGGCAAAGGTCAAGGGCCTGTGGGACACTTCTTTCCATTGTTGGGAAATAGGGGATAG
- a CDS encoding phosphoglucomutase/phosphomannomutase family protein: MPVVVNPIKFGTDGWRGVIGDEFTFERLALVAPIAAKVLYDTYFSTVGSRTIIVGYDRRFMAEDFARVVADSVTAIGFDVLLSDSYAPTPAFSWAAKQLNALGALVITASHNPGNYLGLKVKGAFGGSVPPEVTKEIEALFTIGLPPVATRGKLEYFNPWPSYTQALEGKVDIRKIQDALASGKVTVFADVMHGAAAGGLSRLLGEQVREINSERDPLFGGGAPEPLPKYISRLFEVIKTHREANTTGLAVGLVFDGDCDRIAAVDSEANFLSSQILIPILIDHLTLRRGFSGEIVKTVSGSDLIPRVAALHNLSVFETPVGYKYIADRMLVAEVLLGGEESGGIGYGSHIPERDALLSALYVLEAIVESGLDLGEYYHQLQAQADFNSAYDRIDLPLANMEVRSRLLTQLQTQPLTEIAGLAVINTQTIDGYKFRLADNSWLMIRFSGTEPVLRLYCEAPTLDQVHQTLAWAKQWAE, from the coding sequence ATGCCAGTTGTAGTTAACCCCATCAAGTTTGGTACAGACGGCTGGCGGGGTGTTATTGGTGATGAGTTCACCTTTGAACGCCTAGCCTTGGTCGCGCCAATTGCAGCAAAAGTATTATATGACACATATTTCTCGACAGTGGGTAGCCGAACAATCATTGTCGGTTACGATCGCCGATTTATGGCAGAAGACTTTGCCCGTGTTGTCGCTGATTCTGTAACTGCGATCGGGTTTGATGTCCTACTCAGCGATAGCTATGCCCCTACCCCAGCCTTTAGCTGGGCAGCAAAACAACTCAATGCTTTGGGGGCACTGGTAATTACAGCCAGTCATAACCCTGGGAATTATTTAGGATTAAAAGTCAAGGGTGCTTTTGGTGGTTCCGTGCCACCAGAAGTCACAAAAGAGATAGAAGCTTTATTCACGATAGGATTACCACCCGTAGCTACCAGAGGAAAGTTAGAGTATTTTAATCCTTGGCCTAGTTATACTCAAGCCCTAGAAGGTAAAGTTGATATCCGCAAAATTCAAGATGCTCTAGCCTCTGGTAAGGTGACAGTATTTGCCGATGTGATGCATGGTGCCGCTGCAGGTGGATTATCCAGGCTACTAGGCGAACAAGTTAGAGAAATCAATAGCGAACGCGATCCCCTGTTTGGCGGTGGCGCACCAGAACCTTTACCTAAATACATTTCGCGTCTGTTTGAGGTGATCAAAACCCATCGCGAAGCGAATACGACAGGTTTAGCCGTGGGTTTAGTCTTTGACGGAGACTGCGATCGCATCGCTGCAGTAGACTCAGAAGCGAATTTTTTAAGCTCTCAAATCTTAATCCCCATCTTAATTGACCACTTGACCCTCAGACGCGGCTTTAGTGGTGAAATCGTCAAAACTGTTAGTGGTTCTGACTTGATTCCCCGTGTCGCCGCACTACATAACCTGTCAGTTTTTGAAACCCCAGTTGGCTACAAATATATCGCTGACAGAATGTTAGTCGCGGAGGTATTGCTGGGTGGCGAAGAATCGGGAGGGATTGGCTATGGTAGCCATATTCCCGAACGAGATGCACTGCTATCAGCCTTATATGTCCTAGAGGCGATCGTCGAATCTGGGCTGGATTTAGGGGAATATTACCACCAATTACAAGCACAAGCAGATTTCAACTCAGCCTACGATCGTATTGACTTACCCCTAGCAAATATGGAAGTGCGATCGCGTCTACTAACACAACTGCAAACTCAACCCCTAACGGAAATCGCAGGGTTAGCAGTAATTAATACCCAAACAATCGACGGCTACAAATTCCGTCTAGCTGACAATAGCTGGTTAATGATTCGGTTCAGTGGTACCGAACCAGTTTTACGCCTTTATTGCGAAGCCCCCACACTCGATCAAGTGCATCAAACTCTTGCTTGGGCGAAACAATGGGCAGAGTAA